A part of Pectinophora gossypiella chromosome Z, ilPecGoss1.1, whole genome shotgun sequence genomic DNA contains:
- the LOC126379767 gene encoding uncharacterized protein LOC126379767, which translates to MVARTYHLARSIRQRGEPQRAVERLKEHEHLKALEEWRVRLEGPRPSRQRVVGAILPSFAPWMDKCWNGSYRLTQVLTGHGCFGHYLHRIGRETSAQCHHCSDDEDDAQHTLEECPAWNTERRTLISTIGADLSPPAVVAAMLSGESHWRAMVTFCESVMTQKEAAERDRERRDPARRRRRRRRAVAAVAVAV; encoded by the coding sequence ATGGTTGCGCGAACGTACCATCTTGCTCGCAGCATCCGCCAGAGAGGAGAGCCTCAGCGTGCTGTGGAGAGGCTCAAAGAGCACGAGCACCTAAAAGCGCTCGAGGAATGGAGAGTGCGACTCGAAGGGCCACGACCCTCACGACAGCGAGTCGTCGGGGCAATACTTCCATCTTTTGCCCCGTGGATGGATAAGTGCTGGAACGGCTCGTATCGGCTGACGCAAGTGCTCACCGGACACGGCTGTTTCGGTCACTATCTACACAGGATTGGTCGCGAAACATCAGCGCAATGTCATCACTGTAGTGACGATGAGGATGATGCCCAGCATACGCTGGAAGAATGTCCGGCGTGGAACACGGAACGACGCACCCTGATCTCAACGATTGGGGCTGATCTTTCTCCCCCAGCAGTAGTTGCGGCTATGTTGTCGGGAGAAAGTCACTGGAGGGCCATGGTCACTTTCTGTGAGTCCGTCATGACCCAGAAGGAGGCTGCGGAGCGAGATCGGGAGAGGAGGGATCCCGCCCGGAGAAGGCGACGTCGGCGACGCGCGGTAGCGGCAGTAGCCGTGGCTGTCTAG